One part of the Phycisphaeraceae bacterium genome encodes these proteins:
- a CDS encoding DUF2726 domain-containing protein, which translates to MDIRLLLTGVLAVTVVLLLLRGRSEGRRRSRQLPPIHRWRHRVAIKEGHYPYHARTHLLTKSERLFFRSLQDAVSDRFTVAMSVRLADVINCSRHAWSAGHGALISSKQLDFVLCEPETTRIVLGIELDDPTHGLADRRERDAFLDNAMRVAGVPLLRVPTASSYDIVALRHAIEEAIRSRTPRKQVA; encoded by the coding sequence ATGGACATCCGGCTACTGCTCACCGGCGTTCTCGCCGTCACCGTTGTACTGCTACTGCTGCGAGGGCGTAGCGAAGGACGCCGCCGCAGCCGCCAACTGCCTCCCATCCACCGGTGGCGGCATCGCGTCGCCATCAAGGAAGGCCATTATCCGTATCACGCACGGACGCATCTGCTGACCAAGAGCGAGCGACTCTTCTTCCGGTCATTGCAGGACGCCGTCTCTGACCGCTTCACCGTTGCAATGAGCGTTCGCCTGGCAGACGTGATCAACTGCTCGCGGCATGCCTGGTCCGCTGGGCATGGTGCACTCATCAGCTCCAAGCAGCTCGACTTCGTCCTCTGCGAACCAGAGACTACGAGGATCGTCCTTGGCATTGAGCTCGACGACCCGACTCATGGTCTGGCCGATCGCCGAGAGCGGGACGCATTCCTCGACAACGCCATGCGTGTCGCTGGAGTTCCGCTTCTGCGAGTCCCAACGGCATCGAGCTACGACATCGTCGCACTTCGACACGCCATCGAGGAGGCGATCCGCAGCAGAACGCCACGAAAGCAAGTGGCCTAA